A section of the Balearica regulorum gibbericeps isolate bBalReg1 chromosome 6, bBalReg1.pri, whole genome shotgun sequence genome encodes:
- the WNT6 gene encoding protein Wnt-6, with protein MLPSSRTQLGLFFILLCPANIIGLWWAVGSPLVMDPNSICRKTKRLAGKQAELCQLEPEIVQEVAKGTKLGVRECQYQFRFRRWNCTSHSKYFGKILQQDIRETAFVYAITAAGVSHAITQACSMGELLQCGCELTRSRAPPSPTAGPGTEGTAWEWGGCGDDVQFGYEKSQQFMDAKSKKGKNDIRALIDLHNNEAGRLAVRSYMRTECKCHGLSGSCTLRTCWRKMPHFREVGDRLLERFNGAFKVMGGNDGKTLIPVGDNIKPPDKQDLIYSADSPDFCSANRKTGSLGTRGRVCNSTAMDTSGCDLLCCGRGHRDETVVLEENCLCRFHWCCVVQCRKCSVRQELSLCV; from the exons atGCTGCCTTCCTCCCGGACCCAGCTGGGGctcttcttcatcctcctctgcCCCGCCAACATCATCGGGCTCTGGTG GGCAGTGGGGAGCCCCCTGGTCATGGACCCCAACAGCATCTGCCGTAAGACGAAGCGGCTGGCAGGGAAGCAGGCGGAGCTGTGCCAGTTAGAGCCGGAGATCGTGCAGGAGGTGGCCAAGGGCACCAAGCTGGGCGTCCGGGAGTGCCAGTACCAATTCCGTTTCCGCCGCTGGAACTGCACCAGCCACAGCAAGTACTTCGGCAAGATCCTGCAGCAGG atATCCGGGAGACAGCCTTCGTGTACGCCATCACGGCGGCCGGGGTGAGCCACGCCATCACACAGGCCTGCAGCATGGGTGAGCTGCTGCAGTGCGGCTGCGAGCTGACGCGGAGCCGGGCTCCCCCCTCACCCACAGCAGGTCCGGGCACTGAGGGCACGGCCTGGGagtgggggggctgcggggacgACGTGCAGTTTGGCTACGAGAAATCCCAGCAGTTCATGGATGCCAAGAgcaagaaaggcaaaaatgatATCCGAGCTCTCATCGACCTGCACAACAACGAAGCTGGGCGTTTG GCGGTGCGCAGCTACATGCGGACAGAGTGCAAATGCCATGGGCTGTCAGGCTCCTGCACCCTGCGGACCTGCTGGCGGAAGATGCCCCATTTCCGTGAGGTGGGGGACCGCCTGCTCGAGCGCTTCAATGGGGCTTTCAAGGTGATGGGGGGCAACGACGGGAAAACCCTCATCCCCGTAGGTGACAACATCAAACCGCCCGACAAGCAGGACCTCATCTACTCAGCCGACTCGCCCGATTTCTGCTCGGCTAACCGTAAGACGGGCTCGCTGGGCACCCGGGGCCGCGTCTGCAACAGCACGGCCATGGACACGAGCGGGTGTGACCTGCTGTGCTGTGGGCGAGGGCACCGGGACGAGACGGTGGTGCTGGAGGAGAACTGCCTTTGCCGCTTCCACTGGTGCTGTGTGGTGCAGTGCCGCAAGTGCTCCGTCCGTCAGGAGCTCAGCCTCTGCGTCTGA